One region of Chryseobacterium muglaense genomic DNA includes:
- the lat gene encoding L-lysine 6-transaminase, producing the protein MNNILEIQSNKVKETVGKHVLADGFDFVMDIENSHGSWIHDSVSGKNFLDMFSMFGSASIGYNHPYLVEKSDWLGKMAVNKPTLADVYSKEYAHFLEVFERVVLPEELQYAFFIEGGALGVENAMKACFDWKTRKNFEKGLDTEAGICIHFRQAFHGRSGYTLSLTNTSDPRKYQYFPMFEWPRILNPKLNFPITEENLEETIKNENLALIQITEAILANPDKVACIIIEPIQAEGGDNHFRDEFFVGLRNICDDHEILLIFDEVQTGIGITGKMWAFEHLSVRPDIISFGKKTQVCGVLANKEKFDEIPNNVFRESSRINSTFGGNLIDMLRFQLVMEVIEKENLLENANIVGEYLLEGLQNLAQKHPEKLSNARGKGLMCAIDLPSGEQRDHIRNELYNDGLIILSCGDQSIRFRPHLNVTKEEIQIALDKIENNINKI; encoded by the coding sequence ATGAACAATATATTAGAAATTCAGTCAAATAAAGTAAAAGAAACAGTAGGTAAACATGTTTTAGCAGACGGTTTCGATTTTGTAATGGATATCGAAAACTCTCACGGATCTTGGATTCACGATTCAGTTTCAGGGAAAAATTTCCTTGATATGTTTTCAATGTTCGGTTCGGCTTCTATCGGATATAATCACCCTTATTTGGTTGAAAAATCTGATTGGCTGGGAAAAATGGCAGTCAACAAACCTACATTAGCAGATGTTTATTCTAAAGAATATGCTCATTTTCTAGAAGTTTTCGAAAGAGTTGTTTTACCTGAAGAGTTGCAGTATGCATTTTTTATTGAAGGTGGAGCTCTTGGTGTTGAAAATGCGATGAAAGCATGTTTCGACTGGAAAACAAGAAAGAATTTCGAGAAAGGTCTTGACACTGAAGCTGGAATCTGCATCCATTTTAGACAGGCATTTCATGGAAGAAGCGGTTATACTTTAAGTCTAACCAATACTTCAGACCCTCGTAAATATCAATATTTCCCGATGTTTGAATGGCCAAGAATTTTGAATCCTAAATTGAATTTCCCAATCACAGAAGAAAATTTAGAGGAAACCATTAAAAACGAAAATTTGGCGTTAATCCAAATTACAGAAGCAATTCTTGCAAATCCCGATAAAGTTGCATGTATTATTATTGAACCAATTCAGGCTGAAGGTGGTGATAATCATTTCAGAGACGAATTTTTTGTTGGTTTAAGAAATATATGTGACGACCATGAGATTCTTTTAATCTTTGATGAAGTACAGACAGGAATCGGCATTACCGGTAAAATGTGGGCTTTTGAACACTTAAGCGTAAGACCTGATATTATTTCTTTCGGTAAGAAAACTCAGGTTTGTGGAGTTTTGGCGAATAAAGAAAAGTTTGACGAGATCCCAAATAACGTTTTCAGAGAAAGCTCTAGAATTAATTCTACTTTTGGCGGTAACTTAATCGACATGTTGCGTTTCCAATTGGTAATGGAAGTTATCGAAAAAGAAAATCTTTTAGAAAATGCCAATATTGTTGGTGAATATCTTCTGGAAGGACTTCAAAATTTAGCTCAGAAGCATCCTGAAAAACTGTCTAATGCAAGAGGTAAAGGTTTGATGTGTGCTATAGATTTACCTTCTGGTGAACAAAGAGACCACATTAGAAACGAGCTGTACAATGATGGCTTAATTATTCTTTCTTGTGGAGACCAATCTATTAGATTCAGACCACATTTGAATGTTACCAAAGAGGAAATTCAGATTGCTTTAGATAAAATTGAAAATAATATTAATAAGATTTAA
- a CDS encoding LytR/AlgR family response regulator transcription factor has translation MIKVLIIEDEIPARKKLKRFIEELNTPVEIVSEIDTVRSAIDFFSNNQVDVVFSDIELLDGNAFEIYSQVSIKCPIIFTTAYDQFWMNAFESNGIAYLLKPFSKERFQKAWDKYLLFGNSASEVTNSITILTKLIEDKLTEKVYKKRFTVNSHHGMYFLEAENILFFEANEGVVFACDDKGKKHLLSISTLKEIEEQLNSLEFFRISRRELVQKKHIEKMERYNKNTLAIKLKGYETYLKTSQSNTAAFREWMEK, from the coding sequence ATGATAAAAGTACTCATCATAGAAGACGAAATTCCAGCGAGGAAGAAATTGAAACGATTTATTGAGGAATTGAACACACCTGTTGAAATAGTGTCTGAAATTGATACCGTTCGTTCGGCGATTGATTTTTTTAGCAATAATCAGGTTGATGTTGTATTTTCAGATATTGAATTATTAGACGGTAATGCTTTTGAAATTTATAGCCAGGTAAGCATTAAATGTCCAATTATTTTTACTACAGCTTATGACCAATTTTGGATGAATGCCTTTGAGAGTAATGGAATAGCTTATCTTCTTAAGCCGTTTTCCAAAGAACGTTTTCAAAAAGCTTGGGATAAATATCTATTATTTGGCAATTCTGCTTCAGAGGTAACTAATTCGATTACTATTCTCACAAAACTAATCGAAGATAAATTGACTGAGAAAGTCTATAAAAAACGTTTCACAGTCAATTCACATCATGGAATGTACTTTTTAGAAGCTGAAAATATTTTGTTCTTTGAAGCCAACGAGGGAGTTGTTTTTGCTTGCGACGATAAAGGAAAAAAACATTTATTGTCAATATCTACATTGAAAGAAATTGAAGAACAGCTTAATTCTTTGGAGTTTTTTCGCATCAGCAGAAGAGAGCTTGTTCAAAAAAAACACATCGAAAAAATGGAGCGATACAACAAAAATACGCTTGCCATAAAATTGAAAGGTTACGAAACTTATCTCAAAACGAGCCAGAGCAATACGGCAGCATTTAGAGAATGGATGGAAAAATGA
- the amaB gene encoding L-piperidine-6-carboxylate dehydrogenase has translation MSKKIKDFGIENSLKNLGIKDENKGTSTGGKFFASGKSIESYSPADGRLIGKVKLSNEKDYDKVVESAQKAFLEFRTVPAPKRGEIVRQLGLKLREYKDDLGKLVSYEMGKSLQEGLGEVQEMIDICDFAVGLSRQLHGYTMHSERPGHRMYEQYHPIGIVSIITAFNFPVAVWAWNTALAWICGNVTIWKPSEKTPLCAIACQNIMNEVLAANNLSEGISSVMVGDHTIGQKLVDDKRVALVSFTGSTRVGRMVSSKVAERFGKSILELGGNNAIIISKDADLDMSIIGAVFGAVGTAGQRCTSTRRLIIHESVYDEVKNRLAKAYGQLKIGNPLDENMHVGPLIDVHAVNQYELAIEKCKKEGGKFVVEGGVLTGKDYESGCYVKPCIAEVKNSYEIVQHETFAPILYLIKYKTLEEAIAIQNDVPQGLSSAIMTQNLREAELFLSHAGSDCGIANVNIGTSGAEIGGAFGGEKETGGGRESGSDVWKYYMRRQTNTINYTASLPLAQGIKFDL, from the coding sequence ATGTCAAAAAAAATCAAAGATTTCGGAATTGAAAATTCATTAAAAAATTTAGGAATCAAAGATGAAAATAAAGGAACTTCTACAGGAGGTAAATTTTTTGCATCAGGAAAATCTATAGAAAGTTATTCTCCGGCAGACGGAAGATTAATAGGTAAAGTAAAACTCTCAAACGAGAAAGATTACGATAAAGTAGTAGAATCTGCTCAGAAAGCATTTTTGGAATTCAGGACGGTACCGGCTCCCAAAAGAGGAGAAATCGTACGCCAGCTTGGTTTAAAATTAAGAGAATACAAAGACGACCTTGGAAAGCTTGTTTCTTACGAAATGGGAAAATCTTTACAGGAAGGTCTTGGTGAAGTACAGGAAATGATAGACATCTGCGATTTTGCAGTTGGTCTATCAAGACAGCTTCACGGTTATACCATGCATTCTGAAAGACCAGGTCACAGAATGTACGAGCAATATCACCCGATTGGTATTGTAAGTATTATTACTGCTTTCAATTTTCCGGTAGCAGTTTGGGCATGGAATACCGCTTTAGCTTGGATTTGCGGAAACGTTACCATCTGGAAACCATCAGAAAAAACGCCTCTTTGTGCGATTGCTTGCCAAAATATCATGAATGAAGTTTTAGCAGCAAATAATCTTTCTGAAGGAATTTCTAGCGTAATGGTTGGAGACCACACCATCGGTCAGAAATTAGTAGACGATAAACGCGTTGCTTTGGTTTCATTCACTGGTTCTACAAGAGTCGGAAGAATGGTTTCTTCTAAAGTTGCCGAAAGATTTGGTAAATCAATCTTAGAATTAGGTGGAAACAATGCCATTATCATTTCTAAAGATGCCGATTTGGATATGTCAATTATCGGTGCGGTTTTCGGAGCTGTAGGAACTGCAGGACAAAGATGTACTTCTACCAGAAGATTGATTATTCATGAATCTGTTTATGACGAAGTGAAAAACCGTTTAGCAAAAGCTTACGGACAACTAAAAATTGGAAATCCATTAGATGAAAATATGCACGTTGGTCCACTTATCGACGTTCATGCAGTGAATCAGTACGAATTAGCCATCGAAAAATGCAAAAAAGAAGGTGGAAAATTCGTTGTTGAAGGCGGAGTTTTAACAGGTAAAGATTACGAATCTGGTTGTTATGTAAAACCTTGTATCGCTGAAGTTAAAAATTCTTACGAAATCGTGCAGCACGAAACTTTTGCACCGATTTTATATTTAATTAAATACAAAACTTTAGAGGAAGCCATTGCAATTCAGAATGATGTTCCACAAGGATTATCTTCAGCAATCATGACTCAGAACTTGAGAGAAGCAGAATTATTCCTTTCTCACGCCGGTTCAGATTGTGGAATTGCGAATGTAAATATTGGAACTTCTGGTGCAGAAATCGGTGGTGCTTTCGGTGGTGAAAAAGAAACAGGAGGCGGTAGAGAATCTGGTTCTGATGTTTGGAAATACTACATGAGAAGACAAACCAATACTATCAATTACACTGCAAGCCTTCCATTGGCTCAGGGAATTAAATTTGATCTTTAA
- a CDS encoding GNAT family N-acetyltransferase, producing MINKNEIHFRKANATDIDIIWEIIQQSIERRRIDGSAQWQNGYPNLQTVESDVSKEFGYVLTVNNEIAVYVALIFNDEPAYSTIEGEWLTTGEFVVVHRVAVSENFAGQGLAKKLFDYIEDFTKSQNVLSVKVDTNYDNIAMLKILESKGYSYCGEVFLAGGVRKAFEKVLI from the coding sequence ATGATTAATAAAAACGAAATCCATTTTAGAAAAGCAAATGCAACCGATATAGATATTATTTGGGAAATTATTCAGCAGTCTATCGAGCGTAGAAGAATAGACGGAAGTGCACAGTGGCAAAATGGTTACCCCAATTTGCAAACTGTAGAAAGTGATGTTTCAAAAGAGTTTGGATATGTTCTGACAGTGAATAATGAAATTGCAGTTTACGTAGCACTAATATTTAATGATGAACCTGCCTATAGCACTATTGAAGGGGAATGGTTAACAACAGGAGAGTTTGTGGTAGTGCATAGAGTAGCCGTTTCTGAAAATTTTGCAGGACAAGGGCTCGCAAAAAAACTTTTTGATTATATTGAAGATTTTACAAAGTCTCAGAATGTTTTAAGTGTAAAAGTTGATACCAATTATGATAATATTGCAATGCTGAAGATTTTAGAATCTAAAGGATATTCTTACTGTGGTGAAGTTTTTCTTGCAGGAGGTGTAAGAAAAGCGTTTGAAAAAGTGTTGATTTAA
- a CDS encoding DUF2007 domain-containing protein: MERNTRVSVFESDKSAEIQLIKSKLDDAQITNDVENNYLTFTTTPTATSLKVMVDLHDEKKAFEVIDAYLQQNQNQ; the protein is encoded by the coding sequence ATGGAACGTAACACGAGAGTATCAGTTTTTGAAAGCGATAAATCTGCCGAAATTCAGTTAATAAAGTCAAAGTTAGATGATGCACAGATAACTAATGATGTTGAGAATAATTACCTGACTTTTACAACAACGCCTACAGCGACAAGTTTAAAAGTAATGGTAGATTTACATGACGAGAAGAAAGCATTTGAAGTTATTGATGCTTATCTTCAACAGAATCAAAATCAATAA
- a CDS encoding transcriptional regulator, with protein MKKSLEVDEKIFQDAVKFYGTILNLPPLASKIYSYLIFDFEKVGITFDEFVEVFSASKSSVSTSINLLLNSELIVDVNKMDERKRYFFANDDYKKIRFERIVQKMQDELKLMDDLKNFRKTEHKDEDERIEVYKALLNKSISNIQESLNKL; from the coding sequence ATGAAAAAAAGTCTAGAAGTAGATGAGAAAATATTTCAGGATGCTGTAAAATTTTACGGCACCATTCTCAATCTGCCCCCTTTGGCTTCAAAAATATATTCCTACCTGATTTTCGATTTTGAAAAGGTGGGAATTACTTTTGATGAATTTGTCGAAGTATTCTCAGCAAGCAAAAGCTCAGTTTCTACAAGTATTAATCTACTTCTTAATTCTGAACTTATTGTAGACGTCAATAAAATGGATGAAAGAAAACGGTATTTCTTCGCCAATGATGATTACAAAAAAATAAGATTTGAAAGAATCGTTCAAAAAATGCAGGATGAATTAAAACTGATGGATGATCTGAAAAATTTCAGAAAAACTGAGCATAAAGACGAAGACGAAAGAATTGAAGTCTATAAAGCTCTCTTAAACAAAAGCATATCAAATATTCAGGAATCTCTTAATAAACTATAA
- a CDS encoding efflux RND transporter periplasmic adaptor subunit, whose amino-acid sequence MTNKLILFSVAAFSLTACKKEAPKQDGAKTFPVVSVETKNIVGYDNFPASIEGRINNDVRAKIQGYITQVLVDEGQYVTKGQPLFRLETNILTENAAASKAGIGAAESNIAAAQAQVNAANVEVNKLKPLVQKNIISNVQLQTAQASLAQAQAGLQQAIAAKRQAVANYKGVEANIDYSVIRAPISGVIGKLPLKVGSLVGPTDQVALTTISDTSEVFAYFSMNEKGYFDFLEKSVGASVPEKIKNLPMVELQLANGSIYPEKGKIEAITGSLDPTTGTIQFRVSFKNAQKLLSNGNSGTIRFPKHYDNVLVVPESATYEQQGIVYVYKVEKDTARNTVVDVIERIDNLALIKSGVKKGEIIIAAGTGNLKPGTAVKPKKISMDSLVQSVKPKF is encoded by the coding sequence ATGACAAACAAGCTTATACTATTTTCTGTAGCAGCATTTTCACTTACTGCCTGCAAAAAAGAAGCTCCGAAACAGGATGGTGCAAAAACTTTTCCTGTGGTTTCGGTAGAGACTAAAAATATAGTAGGGTACGACAATTTCCCTGCAAGTATTGAAGGTAGAATTAATAATGATGTTCGAGCAAAAATCCAGGGTTATATTACTCAGGTTTTGGTAGATGAAGGTCAGTATGTAACTAAAGGACAGCCATTATTTCGCCTTGAAACCAATATTCTGACAGAAAATGCCGCTGCCTCAAAAGCAGGAATCGGGGCTGCAGAATCAAACATTGCAGCAGCACAAGCTCAGGTAAATGCCGCTAATGTTGAAGTAAATAAACTGAAACCACTGGTTCAGAAAAACATCATCAGCAATGTTCAGTTACAAACGGCTCAAGCGAGTTTAGCTCAGGCTCAGGCTGGGTTACAGCAGGCAATTGCTGCCAAAAGACAAGCTGTTGCCAATTACAAAGGGGTAGAAGCAAATATTGACTATTCAGTGATTCGTGCTCCTATTTCCGGAGTTATTGGTAAACTTCCGTTGAAAGTGGGAAGTTTGGTAGGTCCTACAGATCAGGTTGCCTTAACGACAATTTCAGATACTTCAGAAGTTTTCGCTTATTTTTCAATGAATGAAAAAGGATATTTCGATTTCTTGGAAAAATCAGTGGGAGCAAGCGTTCCTGAGAAAATAAAAAACCTTCCAATGGTTGAACTTCAGTTGGCAAACGGAAGCATTTACCCTGAAAAAGGAAAAATTGAAGCAATTACAGGTTCTTTAGATCCTACCACAGGAACAATTCAGTTCAGAGTTTCATTTAAAAATGCACAAAAACTTTTAAGCAACGGAAACAGTGGAACCATCAGATTCCCTAAACATTACGACAACGTTTTAGTAGTGCCTGAAAGCGCAACGTACGAACAACAAGGAATTGTTTATGTGTATAAAGTTGAAAAAGATACTGCACGAAATACAGTTGTTGATGTCATTGAAAGAATCGACAATTTGGCTTTAATAAAATCTGGAGTTAAAAAGGGTGAAATAATTATTGCAGCCGGAACCGGAAATTTGAAGCCGGGTACAGCCGTAAAGCCTAAAAAAATCAGCATGGATAGCCTCGTTCAATCTGTAAAACCGAAATTCTAA
- a CDS encoding sensor histidine kinase — MKNLINKIRQNRYFLLFILLFAYIQSVYTRISVRRQIDAYTFTPEAGLATLIGAGILFLIILFFIRRWQTSDVFNSRLMIKIFGTSLFVFVISMQSIGFLIALVFDKIEQNFNQQTFILSLFSNFLDGIIYGSFFLAYYYYDKNRKHLQKLAVYNEALAESKINQLKNQLNPHFLFNNLNVLDQLIEEDKHKASEFLNEFAEIYRYVLQTSDKELINIKEEVDFASQYFKLIQHKYENAYQLNIESKSTKGFIVPLTLQLLIENAVQHNLGTTENPITILINIDKTIEVANNKNLKRNAKPVSGRALKNLKEQYSLLSENSIQIHQSDNEFSVTIPFIDNQRK; from the coding sequence ATGAAAAATTTAATCAATAAAATACGCCAAAACCGTTATTTTCTGCTTTTCATTTTGCTGTTCGCATACATACAGTCTGTTTATACTCGTATATCTGTTAGAAGGCAAATCGACGCTTATACTTTTACGCCTGAAGCCGGTTTGGCGACATTAATAGGAGCCGGTATTTTATTCTTGATTATTCTTTTCTTTATCCGAAGATGGCAGACATCTGATGTATTCAACAGTCGGTTAATGATAAAAATCTTTGGAACTTCATTATTTGTATTCGTAATTTCAATGCAGTCGATAGGTTTTTTAATTGCATTGGTTTTTGATAAAATAGAACAGAATTTTAATCAGCAAACATTTATACTTTCCCTATTTTCCAATTTTTTGGATGGAATTATTTACGGTAGCTTTTTCCTTGCCTATTATTATTACGATAAAAACAGAAAGCACCTACAGAAGCTGGCGGTATACAACGAAGCATTGGCAGAAAGCAAAATCAATCAACTTAAGAACCAACTTAATCCGCATTTTTTATTTAACAACCTAAATGTTTTAGACCAGCTGATAGAAGAAGACAAACATAAAGCATCTGAATTTTTAAACGAATTTGCCGAAATCTACCGTTATGTATTGCAGACATCAGACAAAGAATTGATAAACATTAAAGAAGAAGTCGATTTCGCCAGTCAATATTTCAAACTCATTCAACATAAATACGAAAATGCCTATCAGCTGAATATCGAAAGCAAAAGCACTAAAGGTTTTATTGTTCCGCTTACTTTACAACTGTTAATTGAAAATGCTGTTCAGCACAACCTTGGCACGACAGAAAATCCTATTACAATTCTTATTAATATTGATAAAACCATTGAGGTTGCCAACAATAAAAACCTAAAACGGAATGCGAAACCTGTATCAGGAAGGGCGTTGAAAAACTTGAAAGAACAATACAGTTTATTATCTGAAAACTCAATTCAAATACATCAATCTGATAATGAATTTTCAGTAACAATTCCATTTATAGACAATCAAAGAAAATGA
- a CDS encoding SPFH domain-containing protein yields the protein MEKVLKPMSGYLALVISLLLLGGSAYLFIYGINDGENPNVTYIIISIIAFFVTCFLLKGLMIIQPNHSRVLNFFGKYVGSVKDNGMFFINPLYSSQKMSLRSENLQGQTLKVNDKMGNPIEIAVVMVWKVGDTYKAAFDVERYSDFVKMQSEAAVRHLAMSFPYDNLEDDHAPITLREGGEKINSILEQELTDRLSKAGIIIQEARISHLAYASEIAGAMLQRQQATAIVAARTKIVEGAVGMVDLALKKLSAENIVELDDERKAAMVSNLMVVLCGEKAAQPILNAGTLYN from the coding sequence ATGGAAAAAGTTTTAAAACCAATGTCAGGTTACTTGGCTCTCGTTATCTCTCTTCTTTTATTGGGAGGTTCAGCTTATCTCTTTATTTATGGTATAAATGATGGAGAAAATCCAAATGTTACTTATATCATTATTTCAATTATTGCATTTTTTGTTACCTGTTTTCTATTAAAAGGCTTAATGATTATTCAACCCAATCATTCAAGAGTACTTAATTTTTTCGGAAAATATGTAGGCTCTGTAAAAGACAACGGAATGTTTTTTATCAATCCTTTGTATTCTTCTCAAAAAATGTCTTTACGTTCAGAAAACTTACAGGGACAGACTTTAAAAGTGAACGATAAAATGGGTAACCCAATCGAAATCGCAGTTGTAATGGTTTGGAAAGTAGGAGATACCTACAAAGCGGCATTTGATGTCGAAAGATATTCAGATTTTGTAAAAATGCAGAGTGAGGCGGCAGTTCGTCATTTGGCGATGAGCTTTCCTTACGATAACTTAGAAGACGATCATGCTCCGATTACCTTAAGAGAAGGTGGCGAAAAAATCAATTCTATTTTGGAACAGGAATTAACCGACAGACTTTCTAAAGCAGGAATCATCATTCAGGAAGCAAGAATTTCTCACTTAGCTTACGCATCAGAAATTGCAGGAGCAATGCTTCAAAGACAGCAGGCAACAGCAATTGTAGCAGCAAGAACTAAAATTGTAGAAGGCGCAGTAGGAATGGTAGATTTAGCTTTAAAAAAGTTATCGGCAGAAAATATCGTTGAGTTGGATGACGAAAGAAAAGCCGCAATGGTAAGCAATTTAATGGTTGTTCTCTGTGGTGAAAAAGCAGCGCAGCCAATTTTAAATGCGGGAACATTGTATAATTAA
- a CDS encoding Arc family DNA binding domain-containing protein — protein sequence MKSEKAQNSPENKSKKSFVIRIDESTYKLLEKWANDEFRSVNGQIEYLLNQNLINAGRKKKE from the coding sequence ATGAAATCAGAAAAAGCTCAAAACTCTCCCGAAAACAAAAGCAAAAAATCTTTCGTGATAAGGATAGATGAGTCTACCTATAAGCTTCTTGAAAAATGGGCAAATGACGAGTTTAGAAGCGTCAACGGACAGATTGAGTATCTTCTTAATCAGAATCTAATCAATGCCGGGAGAAAGAAAAAAGAGTGA